In Coriobacteriia bacterium, the following proteins share a genomic window:
- a CDS encoding SpoIIE family protein phosphatase: MRGYGLRRKLVLLVAVVAVPLIAFVGYQLAHLYDDLTEQALLTTERNARVGSAGFNRFVHQMAEQGQAVGLAVLGGRLTPQESEEYLRSLGQHAPLSEFTVSDIDGEVVATTFPPEAAEEVASLPEFERVRRGEPFAITALRDIDGRAGLLVLAPVGSPVRGFVAVALDAADIGGIVRTETPGGVVIVTDPEGRLAYSNAPASAALEAGRPLGPEVPTVRAALEGRVGAARRIGLPGLPSPYIGSHVPVPEIGWTVGFYRLRGQALRHVTGEIAQALAIVAAILLIAAAAGWRVSSGILWPLSRLTSAAERLSAGDFDTEVAVRTDDEIGVLAEGFRDMQGSLRRTFASVREVAQAGGRLNEATLVDEVALAGARHLVRLLHAGAGVVTLFAHDPALHGVGTDDVEGLSSEARSRVPDTALAESGYRLTMLDPRDERYPYGRFLVSLALSAERQAIGRADVVVAPRHAEPQFVRGDVELAVGLAQQIAVALANAGRFELESEIAGTLQDALLTQPFPIPRTEVGLAYRPATQGTRVGGDFYDFIRVDEVRFVLVLGDISGHGLEAARHMTAAKGALRSFAVEDPSPGRVLDRANVVIGEQLEPGRFVTVFLTLLDTETGEVRTANAGHPPPFVLTAPEGRQSVLPVGGPPLGVVPGFEYEESTVRLRDGDWVVAFSDGLTEARGPYGALFGEEGVAALLERTWPTSPSELADALALAAEEFAGGRLTDDLAVLVFRRIAGEAAAG, translated from the coding sequence GTGCGAGGTTACGGGCTGAGACGCAAGCTGGTGCTGCTGGTCGCCGTCGTCGCGGTGCCGCTGATCGCCTTCGTCGGATACCAGCTCGCCCACCTCTACGACGACCTGACCGAGCAGGCGCTGCTGACGACGGAGCGCAACGCCCGCGTCGGCTCGGCGGGCTTCAACCGCTTCGTGCACCAGATGGCCGAACAGGGCCAGGCGGTCGGCCTGGCCGTCTTGGGCGGCAGGCTCACCCCTCAGGAGTCGGAGGAGTACCTGCGCTCGCTGGGACAGCACGCCCCGCTGTCCGAGTTCACGGTGTCCGACATCGACGGCGAGGTCGTGGCCACGACGTTCCCCCCGGAGGCGGCCGAGGAGGTGGCCTCACTGCCGGAGTTCGAGCGCGTGCGCCGAGGGGAGCCCTTTGCGATCACCGCTCTGCGCGACATCGACGGACGGGCCGGTCTCCTCGTGCTCGCACCCGTCGGCTCTCCCGTCAGGGGCTTCGTCGCGGTCGCCCTCGACGCGGCGGACATCGGGGGCATCGTGCGCACGGAGACGCCGGGCGGGGTCGTGATCGTCACGGACCCGGAGGGCAGGCTCGCCTACAGCAACGCCCCCGCGTCGGCCGCGCTCGAGGCGGGGCGCCCGCTCGGCCCGGAGGTCCCCACCGTGCGCGCGGCACTCGAGGGGCGCGTCGGCGCCGCCCGCCGGATCGGACTGCCCGGGCTGCCCTCGCCGTACATCGGTTCGCACGTGCCCGTGCCCGAGATCGGCTGGACCGTGGGCTTCTACCGCCTGCGCGGCCAGGCCCTGCGCCACGTCACGGGCGAGATCGCGCAGGCTCTCGCGATAGTGGCCGCGATCCTGCTGATCGCGGCGGCCGCCGGCTGGCGCGTGTCCTCGGGCATCCTCTGGCCGCTGTCCCGGCTCACCTCCGCGGCGGAGAGGCTGAGCGCGGGGGACTTCGACACGGAGGTCGCCGTCAGGACCGATGACGAGATCGGCGTGCTCGCCGAGGGGTTCCGGGACATGCAGGGAAGCCTGCGGCGCACGTTCGCGTCCGTCCGGGAGGTCGCGCAGGCCGGAGGGCGCCTGAACGAGGCCACCCTCGTGGACGAGGTGGCGCTCGCCGGCGCACGCCACCTCGTTCGGCTCCTGCACGCCGGTGCCGGCGTCGTGACGCTGTTCGCCCACGACCCCGCGCTCCACGGTGTCGGGACCGACGACGTCGAGGGCCTCTCCTCCGAGGCCCGCTCCCGCGTCCCCGACACCGCTCTGGCCGAGAGCGGTTACCGGCTCACCATGCTCGACCCCCGCGACGAGCGCTACCCCTACGGGCGCTTCCTGGTGTCGCTCGCGCTCTCCGCGGAGAGGCAGGCCATCGGGCGGGCGGATGTGGTGGTCGCTCCCCGGCACGCGGAGCCGCAGTTCGTGCGCGGAGACGTGGAGCTCGCGGTCGGACTCGCGCAGCAGATCGCGGTCGCCCTGGCCAACGCCGGGCGGTTCGAGCTCGAGAGCGAGATCGCCGGCACACTCCAGGACGCGCTGCTCACACAGCCCTTCCCCATCCCGAGGACCGAGGTCGGGCTCGCGTACCGGCCGGCCACCCAGGGCACGCGCGTCGGCGGCGACTTCTACGACTTCATCCGCGTGGACGAGGTGCGTTTCGTCCTCGTCCTCGGAGACATCAGCGGGCACGGCCTGGAGGCGGCGCGGCACATGACGGCCGCCAAGGGGGCTCTCCGGTCCTTCGCCGTGGAGGACCCCAGCCCCGGGCGGGTGCTCGACAGGGCGAACGTCGTCATCGGCGAGCAACTCGAGCCGGGGCGGTTCGTCACGGTGTTCCTCACCTTGCTCGACACCGAGACCGGCGAGGTCCGCACCGCCAATGCCGGGCACCCTCCGCCGTTCGTGCTGACGGCGCCGGAGGGCAGGCAGTCCGTCCTCCCGGTAGGGGGGCCGCCGCTGGGAGTGGTGCCGGGCTTCGAGTACGAGGAGAGCACCGTGCGGCTCCGGGATGGCGACTGGGTGGTCGCGTTCAGCGACGGCCTGACCGAAGCCAGGGGGCCCTACGGCGCGCTCTTCGGCGAGGAGGGTGTGGCGGCGCTCCTGGAGCGGACGTGGCCCACCTCGCCTTCCGAGCTCGCCGACGCGCTCGCGCTGGCCGCCGAGGAGTTCGCCGGGGGCCGCCTGACCGACGACCTCGCGGTGCTCGTGTTCAGGCGGATCGCCGGCGAAGCGGCAGCGGGGTGA
- a CDS encoding type II glyceraldehyde-3-phosphate dehydrogenase, giving the protein MEGRARVAVNGYGVIGKRVADAVAAQEDMELAGVADLVDDYRIRVAAERGYAVYASLPEKRGSMEEAGLPVAGSIEDLLGQADVVVDCTPKGIGAANKELYERAGVKAIFQGGERHELAGYSFVAQANYSGAIGRDFVRVVSCNTTGLVRMMHPLLERGWVKRARAVLLRRATDPWESHRDGMINTAVPETKVPSHQGPDAQTVLQGLDITTMAGAGPYNLSHLHYAMVETERPVSLDELRHALWLEPRVAFVEATDGLVGLNSVVELMRDLRRPRGDMWEVAVWEDALASDEREVYLTFQVHNEAITIPEDVDAIRAMTGIERDAAASIEKTDRALGVVRSFLPRTLGEEADHAAMHERLAGRPDRMEEGFKGAEEPTEAVVAGVPED; this is encoded by the coding sequence ATGGAAGGACGTGCCCGAGTGGCGGTCAACGGTTACGGGGTGATCGGAAAGAGAGTGGCCGACGCGGTGGCGGCACAGGAAGACATGGAGCTGGCGGGCGTGGCCGACCTGGTGGACGACTACCGGATCCGGGTCGCGGCGGAGCGCGGGTACGCGGTCTACGCGTCCCTGCCGGAGAAGCGGGGCTCGATGGAGGAGGCGGGGTTGCCGGTCGCGGGTTCGATCGAGGATCTCCTCGGGCAGGCCGACGTGGTGGTGGACTGCACGCCGAAAGGGATCGGCGCGGCGAACAAGGAGCTCTACGAACGAGCGGGCGTCAAGGCGATCTTCCAGGGCGGCGAGAGGCACGAGCTCGCCGGATACTCGTTCGTCGCCCAGGCGAACTACTCCGGAGCGATCGGGCGCGACTTCGTGCGCGTGGTCTCGTGCAACACGACGGGGCTCGTGCGGATGATGCACCCACTGCTCGAGCGCGGGTGGGTCAAGCGGGCGCGCGCGGTGCTGCTGCGGCGGGCCACTGATCCGTGGGAGAGCCACCGCGACGGGATGATCAACACGGCGGTCCCCGAGACCAAGGTCCCCAGTCACCAGGGCCCCGACGCGCAGACGGTGCTTCAGGGGCTCGACATCACGACCATGGCGGGGGCGGGCCCCTACAACCTGAGCCACCTCCACTACGCCATGGTGGAGACCGAGCGGCCGGTGAGCCTCGACGAGTTGCGCCATGCCCTGTGGCTGGAGCCCAGGGTGGCGTTCGTGGAGGCGACCGATGGCCTCGTCGGGCTGAACAGCGTGGTCGAGCTGATGCGAGACCTCCGCCGTCCCCGCGGCGACATGTGGGAGGTGGCGGTGTGGGAGGACGCGCTGGCCTCCGACGAACGCGAGGTGTACCTCACCTTCCAGGTGCACAACGAGGCGATCACCATCCCCGAGGACGTCGACGCGATCCGCGCGATGACCGGCATCGAGCGGGATGCGGCGGCCTCGATCGAGAAGACCGACCGCGCACTCGGCGTGGTGAGGAGCTTCCTCCCGAGGACGCTCGGCGAGGAGGCGGACCACGCCGCGATGCATGAGCGGCTCGCGGGACGGCCGGATCGCATGGAGGAGGGCTTCAAGGGCGCCGAGGAGCCGACGGAGGCGGTGGTCGCGGGCGTGCCCGAGGACTGA
- a CDS encoding copper-translocating P-type ATPase: MEQGHGGHEEHEAHREAPPAPAAHAAHGEAPAAGRHAGHTVADFARRFWVSLALTGPVLALSPTLPFIGENPLPDFPGAAALTLVLASVIYFYGGWPFLKGIVRESRVRRPGMMTLIAVAITTAYAYSAATTLGLPGEPFFWELATLIDVMLLGHWTEMRSVGSASRALEALARLLPSEAHRLLPDGSTEDVPLDAVEVGDRVLVKPGEKVPVDGQVVDGRSSVNESMLTGESKPVDKSEGEEVIGGSINGEGSLVVEIRRTGGESFLSQVMEMVRQAQESKSRTQDLADRAALVLTIVALGGGALTFAAWTALAAVPAAFSLERTVTVMVIACPHALGLAVPLVVAISIALGAGRGVLIRNRSAFEDARKVDAVVFDKTGTLTLGQFGVTDVLAFDPELPEDRLLALAASVEANSQHPIAKGIVASSPSRMPVRDFASITGRGAQGEVEGRGVMVVSPGYARERGLEAPREEDVARLAEQGKTIVYVIVDDALAGAVALADIIRPESRRAVDDLKEMGVKAMMLTGDDRRVAAWVAGELGLDEYFAEVLPQDKAAKIREVQAQGYVVAMTGDGVNDAPALAQANVGIAVGAGTDVAVETADVVLVRSDPRDIVGAVALAKATYRKMVQNLLWATGYNVVAIPLAAGVLYWAGVLLSPALGAAFMSASTVIVALNAKLLRV; this comes from the coding sequence ATGGAGCAGGGGCACGGGGGTCACGAGGAGCACGAGGCACATCGGGAGGCGCCGCCCGCTCCCGCCGCGCACGCCGCTCACGGCGAGGCCCCGGCCGCGGGGCGGCACGCCGGCCATACGGTGGCGGACTTCGCCAGGCGGTTCTGGGTCTCGCTCGCGCTCACGGGACCCGTGCTGGCGCTCTCCCCGACGCTGCCGTTCATCGGCGAGAACCCGCTGCCCGACTTCCCCGGGGCGGCGGCGCTGACGCTCGTGCTCGCCTCGGTGATCTACTTCTACGGCGGCTGGCCGTTCCTCAAGGGGATCGTGCGCGAGTCCCGCGTCCGGCGCCCGGGCATGATGACGCTGATCGCCGTCGCCATCACCACGGCCTACGCTTACAGCGCCGCCACGACCCTGGGGCTGCCTGGCGAGCCGTTCTTCTGGGAGCTCGCCACGCTGATCGACGTCATGCTGCTCGGGCACTGGACCGAGATGCGCTCCGTCGGCTCCGCGTCTCGCGCGCTGGAGGCGCTGGCGCGCCTGCTGCCCTCCGAGGCGCACCGCCTGCTGCCCGACGGCTCCACCGAGGACGTGCCCCTGGACGCCGTCGAGGTAGGGGACAGGGTGCTGGTGAAGCCGGGGGAGAAGGTGCCGGTGGACGGGCAGGTCGTGGACGGGCGGTCCTCGGTGAACGAGTCGATGCTGACCGGCGAGTCCAAGCCGGTGGACAAGAGCGAGGGCGAAGAGGTCATCGGCGGCTCGATCAACGGCGAGGGCTCGCTCGTGGTGGAGATCCGCCGCACCGGCGGGGAGTCGTTCCTGTCGCAGGTGATGGAGATGGTGCGGCAGGCGCAGGAGAGCAAGTCCAGGACGCAGGACCTGGCCGACCGCGCCGCACTCGTGCTGACGATCGTGGCCCTCGGCGGCGGGGCGCTCACGTTCGCGGCCTGGACGGCGCTCGCTGCCGTCCCGGCGGCGTTCTCGCTCGAACGCACGGTGACGGTGATGGTGATCGCCTGCCCGCACGCGCTCGGGCTCGCGGTGCCGCTCGTGGTCGCGATCTCGATAGCGTTGGGAGCGGGCAGGGGCGTGCTCATCCGCAACCGCAGCGCCTTCGAGGACGCGCGCAAGGTCGACGCAGTCGTGTTCGACAAGACCGGCACGCTCACGCTGGGGCAGTTCGGGGTCACCGACGTGCTCGCGTTCGACCCGGAGCTGCCCGAGGACCGCCTGCTCGCGCTGGCGGCCTCGGTCGAGGCGAACTCCCAGCACCCCATCGCCAAGGGCATCGTCGCCTCGTCCCCGTCCCGGATGCCGGTTCGCGACTTCGCCTCGATCACCGGGCGCGGCGCCCAAGGGGAGGTGGAGGGCCGGGGCGTGATGGTCGTGAGCCCAGGGTACGCCCGCGAGCGCGGCTTGGAAGCGCCGCGTGAGGAGGACGTCGCGCGCCTCGCGGAGCAGGGCAAGACGATCGTGTACGTGATCGTGGACGACGCCCTCGCCGGCGCGGTCGCGCTGGCCGACATCATCCGCCCCGAATCGCGCCGGGCCGTCGACGACCTCAAGGAGATGGGCGTCAAGGCGATGATGCTCACCGGGGACGACCGCCGCGTGGCGGCATGGGTGGCCGGCGAGCTGGGGCTCGACGAGTACTTCGCCGAGGTCCTGCCGCAGGACAAGGCCGCCAAGATACGCGAGGTCCAGGCGCAGGGCTACGTCGTGGCCATGACGGGGGACGGGGTGAACGACGCGCCGGCGCTTGCCCAGGCGAACGTGGGCATCGCGGTCGGGGCGGGCACGGATGTGGCCGTGGAGACCGCCGACGTCGTCCTGGTCCGCAGCGACCCCCGTGACATCGTGGGCGCGGTCGCGCTGGCCAAGGCGACGTACCGCAAGATGGTCCAGAACCTCCTGTGGGCGACCGGCTACAACGTCGTGGCGATCCCGCTCGCGGCGGGCGTCCTGTACTGGGCCGGGGTGCTCCTCTCGCCGGCGCTCGGTGCGGCGTTCATGTCTGCGAGCACGGTGATCGTCGCGCTCAACGCGAAGCTCCTGCGGGTCTAG
- a CDS encoding ABC transporter permease has protein sequence MVRVGSRTLLQEKLRFSIAVGGVALAVALMLVLAGMYAGINRQITAYLDNAPADVVVAQQGTRNFLGASSRVPSSAIPAVRDVEGVERVSGVIAQYVVLELHGRKEFTLLVGYRPDEGTGPWAVTEGTADIGDDEVVLDEALARLRGLGVGEDLEILGREFRVAGLSHGSSTFMTGTAFVTFDSASDVAATAGNPSFLLVETAPGHEAGQVAERIDDALPDVSASSRTRVDANDIRLFAAILKGPVGFMVGVAFLVGVMLVGLTIYTATVERSKDYGALKAIGIRNRRLYAIVLEQALLSSAVGSGLGIALAFASGAVIEYLNPRFLIAIGWWLPAAVVGVALLMTVLAALAPAFAVARIDPAVAFKRGV, from the coding sequence ATGGTCCGCGTAGGATCCAGGACTCTGCTGCAGGAGAAGCTGCGGTTCTCCATCGCCGTCGGGGGCGTGGCGCTGGCGGTCGCGCTCATGCTCGTGCTCGCCGGCATGTACGCCGGTATCAACAGGCAGATCACCGCCTATCTCGACAACGCTCCCGCCGATGTCGTGGTGGCCCAGCAGGGCACCCGCAACTTCCTCGGCGCCAGCTCGCGGGTCCCCTCCTCGGCGATCCCGGCGGTGCGGGACGTGGAGGGCGTGGAGCGGGTGTCCGGGGTGATCGCGCAGTACGTGGTGCTGGAACTGCACGGCCGCAAGGAGTTCACGCTGCTCGTCGGCTACCGTCCGGACGAGGGCACGGGGCCCTGGGCGGTCACCGAGGGGACCGCCGACATCGGCGACGACGAGGTCGTCCTGGACGAGGCTCTCGCGCGGCTGCGGGGCCTGGGCGTGGGCGAGGACCTGGAGATCCTCGGACGGGAGTTCCGCGTCGCCGGCCTCTCGCACGGCAGCTCCACCTTCATGACCGGTACCGCTTTCGTCACGTTCGACAGCGCCTCAGACGTCGCCGCCACCGCGGGCAACCCCTCGTTCCTGCTCGTCGAGACGGCGCCCGGGCACGAGGCGGGGCAGGTGGCCGAGCGCATCGATGACGCGCTGCCGGACGTCAGCGCGTCGAGCCGCACGCGCGTCGACGCCAACGACATCCGGCTGTTCGCCGCGATCCTCAAAGGGCCCGTGGGCTTCATGGTCGGCGTGGCGTTCCTGGTCGGCGTGATGCTCGTCGGGCTCACCATCTACACGGCCACCGTCGAGCGGTCCAAGGACTACGGAGCGCTGAAGGCGATCGGCATCCGCAACCGCCGTCTGTACGCGATCGTGCTGGAGCAGGCGCTCCTGTCCTCGGCGGTCGGGTCCGGGCTCGGGATCGCGCTCGCCTTCGCGTCCGGCGCGGTGATCGAGTACCTCAACCCGCGGTTCCTCATCGCCATCGGCTGGTGGCTCCCGGCGGCGGTCGTCGGAGTGGCGCTGCTCATGACCGTGCTGGCCGCGCTCGCTCCGGCCTTCGCCGTCGCCCGCATCGATCCCGCGGTCGCGTTCAAGAGGGGGGTGTGA
- a CDS encoding SpoIIE family protein phosphatase: MRRSLRLRLVALVLAGALPLLALMTYQSWRLRWHASGRWDETVLATLIAFLVASVATWRVSAGILSPVKRLTEAVSRIAGGDFDGPIEVRGADEIGLLADGFREMQGSLGRTFESVGVVAEAGRAINETMDARSIARTGLRHIATLLHGRSAALTVFRGADGRPHVHGFGTDDALGLSSDMRLRVRDHALRGRTRRLTLLQAPSRQDCRARFLVSLPLTAEGEFIGRVDLIAAPEHGVPEFERSDVELAVGLAQQLGIALANARRFETEALISQTLQDALLTKPFPIRGIGLGLTYRPAMDGARVGGDFYDFIRVDEHRVAVVLGDISGKGIAAARHTAAAKGALRSFALDDPSPASVLSRANTAIAEQVDVGTFVTAFYALLDTRTGMVRYANAGHPAPFLVSVENDPSVLYAGGPPLGVRPGTAYSEERIGLARGERLVLFSDGLTEARSPDGALLGDDDVGAVLGRTRGTPQGIANALARAAEAHARGPLADDLAVVVLERGDPETGMTLAGAGGAAAA; encoded by the coding sequence ATGCGACGGAGCCTGAGACTGAGACTGGTCGCCCTGGTGCTCGCCGGGGCGCTGCCTCTGCTCGCCCTCATGACGTACCAGTCCTGGCGGCTGCGCTGGCACGCCTCGGGGCGCTGGGACGAGACCGTGCTGGCCACCCTCATCGCGTTCCTGGTCGCCTCCGTGGCGACCTGGCGCGTGTCGGCGGGGATCCTCTCGCCCGTCAAGCGGCTGACCGAGGCCGTCTCGCGGATCGCGGGAGGCGACTTCGATGGGCCGATCGAGGTCCGGGGCGCCGACGAGATCGGGTTGCTCGCCGACGGCTTCCGCGAGATGCAGGGGAGCCTGGGGCGGACCTTCGAGTCCGTCGGCGTCGTCGCCGAAGCGGGCAGGGCCATCAACGAGACGATGGACGCGAGGAGCATCGCCCGCACCGGGCTGCGGCACATCGCCACCCTGCTGCACGGGCGCTCCGCCGCGCTCACGGTCTTTCGCGGCGCCGACGGACGCCCGCACGTCCACGGCTTCGGCACCGACGACGCGCTCGGGCTCTCCTCGGACATGCGCCTGCGCGTCCGGGACCACGCGCTTCGCGGCCGGACTCGACGGCTGACGCTGCTGCAGGCCCCGAGCCGGCAGGACTGCCGCGCGCGCTTCCTCGTGTCGCTGCCGCTCACCGCCGAGGGTGAGTTCATCGGCCGGGTGGACCTCATCGCCGCTCCCGAGCACGGCGTTCCCGAGTTCGAGCGCTCCGACGTGGAGCTGGCCGTGGGTCTCGCGCAGCAGCTGGGGATCGCTCTGGCCAATGCCCGGCGCTTCGAGACCGAGGCGCTGATATCCCAGACCCTGCAGGACGCGCTGCTCACCAAGCCCTTCCCCATCAGGGGCATCGGCCTGGGACTCACGTACCGGCCCGCGATGGACGGCGCGCGCGTGGGCGGCGACTTCTACGACTTCATCCGGGTCGACGAGCACCGCGTCGCCGTCGTGCTCGGCGACATCAGCGGCAAGGGGATCGCCGCGGCGCGCCACACCGCCGCCGCCAAGGGCGCGCTGCGCTCCTTCGCGCTGGACGACCCCTCCCCCGCCTCCGTGCTCTCGCGCGCGAACACGGCCATAGCCGAGCAGGTCGACGTCGGGACCTTCGTCACCGCCTTCTACGCGCTGCTGGACACCCGCACCGGCATGGTGCGCTACGCCAACGCGGGCCACCCCGCCCCGTTCCTCGTCTCGGTGGAGAACGACCCCTCGGTGCTGTACGCCGGCGGGCCCCCGCTCGGGGTGCGGCCGGGCACGGCGTACTCCGAGGAGCGCATCGGCCTGGCTCGGGGGGAGCGGCTCGTGCTCTTCAGCGACGGGCTGACCGAGGCCCGATCGCCCGACGGCGCCCTGCTGGGTGACGACGACGTCGGGGCGGTCCTCGGTCGGACCCGCGGGACGCCCCAGGGGATCGCCAACGCACTCGCCCGCGCCGCGGAGGCGCACGCTCGCGGCCCCTTGGCCGACGACCTCGCGGTCGTGGTGCTGGAGCGCGGCGACCCGGAGACCGGCATGACGCTCGCCGGTGCCGGCGGCGCCGCCGCGGCGTAG
- a CDS encoding ABC transporter permease, producing the protein MSVPVAWRNLSESPTRFFISIGGIALAALLVLVLDGVFEGSQRQVTAYIDNSDFDVAVSQRGVKNLHMTTSFFPAERLEEIRDVEGVADLSPILYTTSFLISEDDRSLVYLIGYRPGEPGGPWVEGAGDVPPRPGEVVVDERIAERLGVGIGDEVVLGGRRVPVGGLTRDTVNIVNAIAFVRFEDFERMQGVRGVASYGLVRTEEGASADEVGERIRETVDGVTVQTREEFAESERRIVGDMSVDIMRIMNVFGFLIGLAVVGLTVYSSTLSKLREFGLLKAVGAPAGRLFRVVFGQAAISLTAGLALALALAALVAVALPLAGSNLSVVIAPVSVLRVAASAAVIGLLASAVPIARIVGLDPADVFRR; encoded by the coding sequence TTGAGCGTGCCGGTCGCCTGGCGGAATCTGTCCGAGAGCCCGACGCGGTTCTTCATCAGCATCGGCGGCATAGCGCTGGCGGCGCTGCTGGTGCTGGTGCTGGACGGCGTGTTCGAAGGCTCCCAGCGCCAGGTGACGGCGTACATCGACAACTCCGACTTCGACGTGGCGGTCTCGCAGCGCGGCGTGAAGAACCTGCACATGACGACCTCGTTCTTCCCTGCCGAGCGGCTGGAGGAGATCCGGGACGTGGAGGGTGTGGCGGACCTCTCACCGATCCTCTACACGACCAGCTTCCTCATCTCCGAGGACGACAGGAGCCTCGTCTACCTGATCGGCTACCGCCCGGGCGAGCCCGGGGGGCCGTGGGTCGAGGGAGCCGGGGACGTGCCGCCGCGCCCCGGCGAGGTGGTCGTCGACGAGCGGATCGCGGAGCGCCTCGGTGTCGGGATCGGTGACGAGGTCGTCCTCGGAGGGCGGCGCGTGCCCGTGGGCGGGCTGACGAGGGACACGGTGAACATCGTCAACGCGATCGCGTTCGTGCGCTTCGAGGACTTCGAGCGGATGCAGGGGGTGCGCGGCGTGGCGAGCTATGGGCTCGTGCGGACCGAGGAGGGGGCGTCCGCCGACGAGGTCGGCGAGCGGATCCGCGAGACGGTCGACGGCGTCACCGTCCAGACGCGCGAGGAGTTCGCCGAGAGCGAGAGGCGGATCGTCGGCGACATGAGCGTGGACATCATGAGGATCATGAACGTCTTCGGGTTCCTCATCGGGCTGGCGGTCGTCGGCCTCACGGTGTACTCGTCCACGCTGTCGAAGCTGCGCGAGTTCGGACTGCTGAAGGCGGTCGGGGCGCCAGCCGGCCGGCTGTTCCGGGTCGTGTTCGGTCAGGCGGCGATCAGCCTGACCGCCGGTCTCGCGCTCGCGCTGGCGCTCGCGGCGCTCGTGGCGGTGGCGTTGCCGCTGGCCGGCTCGAACCTCTCGGTCGTGATCGCGCCGGTCTCGGTGCTGCGCGTGGCGGCGAGCGCCGCGGTCATAGGGCTTCTCGCCTCGGCGGTCCCCATCGCGAGGATCGTGGGGCTGGATCCGGCCGACGTGTTCAGGCGCTAG
- a CDS encoding HAD family hydrolase, giving the protein MLTIEVPGWRALELEWLVLDVNGTVARDGWVHANVRDALAELSGSLRALAVTADTHGRGASVAGALGIEVRIINNGSEAERKARLVEELGAERVVAVGNGANDVAMLRAAALGICVMGPEGCAFDAAEAADILTRDVGDAIGLLTHPRRLAATLRR; this is encoded by the coding sequence ATGCTCACGATCGAGGTGCCGGGGTGGCGAGCGCTCGAACTCGAGTGGCTCGTGCTCGACGTCAACGGCACGGTCGCCAGGGATGGATGGGTCCATGCGAACGTGCGCGACGCGCTCGCCGAGTTGAGCGGCTCTCTGCGCGCTCTCGCCGTCACCGCCGACACGCACGGCCGGGGGGCGTCGGTCGCCGGAGCGCTCGGGATCGAGGTCCGCATCATCAACAACGGCTCGGAGGCCGAGCGCAAGGCGCGGCTGGTGGAGGAGTTGGGCGCGGAGCGCGTGGTGGCGGTGGGCAACGGAGCGAACGACGTCGCGATGCTGCGGGCCGCCGCGCTCGGGATATGCGTGATGGGCCCCGAGGGCTGCGCGTTCGACGCGGCCGAGGCGGCGGACATCCTCACGCGCGACGTCGGCGACGCGATCGGGCTGCTCACGCACCCGCGACGCCTCGCGGCCACGTTGCGCCGCTAG
- a CDS encoding TVP38/TMEM64 family protein: MQFPRGDWKTLRRYWLVVAAILGVLAAAYVAVSALHLPVLEDPFAVLAGRGTAAAAGIVGLLVADVLMPVPSSLVMAAGGALFGPVAGAALSLAGSVGGFAVAFALGRRGSRLLGRLVPPAERVAADGLLSRRGAIAILLTRPVPVLAEAVALLAGASPLSWGRALAASAVGALPGAVLCSLAGALATRLPHAALLLGAAVPAAGAFWAVDSYVQSRRPDPLTRSPRRPR; this comes from the coding sequence GTGCAGTTCCCGAGAGGGGACTGGAAGACGCTGCGCCGCTACTGGCTCGTCGTCGCCGCGATCCTCGGTGTGCTCGCCGCCGCCTACGTCGCGGTCTCCGCGCTGCATCTCCCGGTGCTCGAGGACCCCTTCGCCGTGCTCGCCGGGCGCGGAACGGCCGCGGCCGCGGGCATCGTGGGACTCCTGGTCGCCGACGTGCTGATGCCGGTGCCCTCCAGCCTCGTCATGGCCGCCGGCGGCGCGCTCTTCGGGCCGGTGGCCGGCGCGGCGCTGTCGCTGGCGGGCAGCGTCGGCGGCTTCGCGGTCGCCTTCGCGCTGGGGCGGCGCGGCAGCCGGCTGCTCGGCAGGCTCGTCCCCCCGGCCGAGAGGGTGGCGGCCGACGGGCTGCTCTCCCGCCGAGGAGCGATCGCGATCCTGCTCACGCGCCCGGTCCCGGTGCTCGCCGAGGCGGTCGCCCTCCTCGCCGGCGCCTCGCCGCTGTCGTGGGGCCGGGCGCTGGCCGCCTCCGCCGTCGGCGCCCTGCCGGGCGCGGTGCTGTGCTCCCTCGCCGGCGCGCTCGCGACCCGTCTCCCTCACGCGGCGCTGCTCCTCGGGGCCGCTGTGCCGGCCGCCGGCGCGTTCTGGGCTGTCGACTCGTACGTGCAGAGCCGCCGCCCGGATCCCCTCACCCGCTCGCCCCGCCGACCCCGCTGA